A region from the Prionailurus viverrinus isolate Anna chromosome E2, UM_Priviv_1.0, whole genome shotgun sequence genome encodes:
- the LOC125153449 gene encoding carcinoembryonic antigen-related cell adhesion molecule 3-like has product MEPPSALPRGGRVPWQELLLAVSLLTFWNPPTTAQVTVESVPPNAAEGKDVLLRVHNLPANLLGFGWFKGETVEPRSEIVSYAADSQEITPGFAHSGRETLYHNGSLLFQNINLEDTGYYTVRILKRNFQIEIVTRRLRVYQQVSQPTVHASNTTATEHKDSVVLTCSTNNKKVSIRWFFNGRSINLTKRIKLSRDNRALTISLVRVEDAGNYQCEVSNRASSNRSDPISLAVSYGRSPTGLPVGTSVGIAIGVLVGVALVASLGYLLLRGKAGRASGQRNHREMGHPACTPGHGPVSSSTSPSTLPSPRTAVPIYQELQHPDRNIYCQINYKGQVSS; this is encoded by the exons ATGGAGCCCCCCTCGGCCCTTCCCCGAGGAGGGCGTGTTCCCTGGCAGGAGCTCCTGCTGGCAG TCTCACTCCTAACCTTCTGGAACCCTCCCACCACTGCCCAAGTCACTGTTGAATCGGTGCCGCCCAATGCTGCCGAAGGGAAGGACGTTCTTCTGCGTGTCCACAATCTGCCTGCCAATCTTTTAGGCTTTGGCTGGTTCAAAGGGGAAACTGTTGAGCCCCGTAGTGAAATTGTATCATATGCAGCAGACTCACAAGAAATTACCCCAGGATTTGCACACAGCGGCAGAGAGACATTATATCACAACGGATCCCTGCTGTTCCAGAACATCAACCTGGAGGACACGGGATACTACACTGTACGAATCTTAAAGAGAAATTTTCAAATTGAAATAGTAACTAGACGGCTCCGTGTATATC AGCAAGTGTCCCAGCCTACTGTCCATGCCAGCAACACCACAGCCACAGAACATAAGGACTCTGTGGTCCTGACCTGCTCCACAAATAACAAAAAGGTCTCCATCCGGTGGTTCTTCAATGGCCGGAGTATAAACCTCACAAAGAGGATAAAGCTGTCCCGGGACAACAGGGCCCTCACCATAAGCCTCGTCAGGGTGGAGGATGCCGGGAATTATCAGTGTGAGGTCTCCAACCGGGCCAGTTCCAACAGAAGTGACCCCATCAGCCTGGCTGTGAGCT ATGGAAGAAGCCCCACGGGCCTCCCTGTGGGGACCAGTGTTGGCATTGCAATTGGGGTCCTGGTTGGGGTGGCACTCGTGGCCTCCCTGGGGTATCTCCTGCTCCGTGGGAAGGCGGGAAG GGCCAGTGGCCAACGTAATCACAGAGAGATGGGGCACCCAGCCTGCACCCCTG GTCATGGTCCAGTCAGCAGCTCCACATCCCCG AGCACCCTACCCAGCCCAAGGACAGCCGTTCCCATCTACCAG gAGTTACAACACCCTGACAGGAACATTTACTGCCAGATCAACTACAAAGGACAAGTGTCTTCTTAg